The DNA segment GCCCTGGCGAGGATAATCCGGCACGGCCCCGATGCCGCGCGCCTCGCGGCGCTCGAGGCGCTCGTGACCTGGCCGCTCGATCGCGAGGCGCGCGAGGCCGTTCTCCTTGCCAGCCGCGCCGAAGGGGCGGGGGTCCGGAAGCGCGCCGTGCGCAGCCTCGCCTCCTTCTCCGGCCACGAAGCGGAGGGCCGGCTCGTCGAGCTGGCCCTCGACCCCCATGGCGATGCCGACGTGCGAGCCGCAGCCATCGAGGGCATGAGCCAGATCGCCCCCTGGCGCGCCATCGACGTCCTGGTCGAAATCCTCCGGAAGCCGGCGCCGGAATCGGATTCCCGGCTGCATCGCCGTGTCCTCTCGGAGCTGCGGGAAATCGACGATCCCTCCATCCTGGACGCTCTGCAGGGTTTCGTGCCGAGGGACGAGGAATTTCCTTCGGGCGATTTGTCCGATCTTCAGGCTTACCTGGCGCGCGATCGCGACAAGCAGGGAAAGGTCCTCGTGCACAGCCTTTCCTGCTCCCTGGGATTGCTCTCCACCGACCCGGACGATTCGAGCAGCCTCGTCGTCTCCCCTCTCCCCTGGCTTCATTCGATTCGCTGCTGGCGCTACCCGGGGGTCAACGGGGATCCCGAGGACTTCCCCCGATTGCCGGCCGGGATACCGGTCCGGATCGACGACCACTTCGAGCTGGGCGGAGAGTCCTGGGTCGGCGTGAGCGGCGTCGACACGGAGCACTGCTGGGTCCCGATGCGGTTCATCGAACACCCCCGCGCACTGCCGACGGGAGCCTCAGAGGAGGGCATCATGCTGATCAGGCGCGAGTTCGACCTTCCCGCAAACGAGGCCGAGTCGGACCTCGCCCGCGGGCTGATGGACGCCGGGCTCCTCGAGGTCATCGATCCGGGGGACGAGGTCATCGGCGTGGCGATCACGGTGGACCCCGAGGACTTCGACATGGTCCTCCTCCTGGCGAAGAGCTGCGGTCTCGAGGAGACGCTGCTCGACGACCAGATCGATGCCATCGTGGGGGACCTGGCCCTGCTATACCCGGAGCACCCGTCGCTCGACCGCTTCCGCCGCACGCCGGCCGAGGAGTCGCCCGAAACGGACGCGGTGATCGGCCTGCGGATGAAGCAGGCTTCGGACCGGTAGGCCCCCGGGAAACCCGGTCCGGCGGCGCTTTTCCGGTTGACAGACCCCCCCGACACGGCGTATCTGTCTGTAATACCGAATCTTGGGAGGAACATGATGCCCCGCTTTGCCCGCTTGCTGTTCGTGATCGCCCTCGTTGCATTCCTGGCCGGAACGGCCGCCTGGGCCCAGGCGCCGCTCAGGGTCGGGTCCATCAGGCCCTACCTGGCGGAGACGCCACACCCCTACCCGATGGGAACCAGGCAGCGCCCGGTGGTCTGGACCGACAGGGTCGTCTCGCCGGGGGCCGAATTCGTCCGCGTCCATTTCAGCGGGCTGAACTTGGCGCCGGGGGACTATGTGTCGGTGTCGAGCCCGGACGGCCTCCAGGCCTGGACGTACACCGATGCGGGGCCGCGCGGGGACGGAGATGTCTGGGCGTTCGCCATCAATGGGGACACGGCCATCGTCAGGATCCATGCGGGGCGGGGGCAGGGGCACGGCTACCGGATCGATGCCGTGGGACACGGAGAGGTCCGTCTGGACGCGAGCAGCCCTGGCCCGGTTCCCGAGGTCCTGTGCGGCACCGATGGCCGCGAGGACGTCGCCTGTCACATGTCCGATGCGGGATTCGCGGCGGCCCAGGCCCCGGTGGCGCGGCTGCTGTTTGCCAGCGGGGGGTTTCTCTATGTCTGCACCGGCTGGCTCGCCCGGGGCAGCAACGAGAGCACTCTGGTCACCAACAATCACTGCATCAGCCGACAGCGCGAGGCCGACACCCTGCAGACGACGTTCAACTTCCAGGCCACCGAATGCGGCGGCAGCTTCGACGCCCCCATCACGTCCTACGACGGCGGGCTCCTGCTGAAGACCAACAATATCCGGAAGCATGGTCGCAGGGACGGCCTCGACTACACCCTCCTGGCCATACCTGGAAATCCCGAGGCGACCTGGGGGGAGCTGATCCCGACGACCAAGCCGACGGCGGTCGGGGATCCCATCTGGTTCATCCAGCACGGTGGGGGCGGCCGGAAGACGGTCGGATTCTTCGAGGACGACGACAAGGCGGTCCTCTGCAAGCTGGACGCGGTCGATGAGAACGTCAAGGGGGTTGCCCCGTCCAGCCAGAACTTCTACGCCTGCGACAGCGAGGGGGGATCGTCCGGCTCCCCCATCATCGATCCGGCCACGGGACATGTCATCGCGCTGCACCACTTCGGCGGCATCGGTGGCGACACCTGCCTGAACGGTGGGACCGAGATGCCCGAGATCTGCGCGGACGCCGCGGACCTGCTGTTCTGCGCCGCGGACTGAATCGCGCCCTGCCGTTTGCGAGCGAGCCGCCGGGGACCTCCCCGGCGGCTTTTTCGTTTCAGTGGCGGTGCGAGCCGCGGGGAGAGGGTCTCGGGCTGCCCCCGCCGCGTGGCGCGGATCTGAGGCTGCCGCCGCGCGGCGCGCCCCGGAATGACCCGCTCACCCGGGGCGCATTCCGGTAGGAATACCTCGGGTAGTAGCAATAGGGGGCCGAGAAGCGCGTGTGGAACCTGTACGGGGTGTAGTAGTAGGAATACGCGTAGTACGGGGCGTAGTAATAAGGATAGCCGTAGTAATAAGGGTACCCG comes from the Candidatus Polarisedimenticolia bacterium genome and includes:
- a CDS encoding HEAT repeat domain-containing protein, which gives rise to VACIAALALGADGRADAPDDDPWTNMEGYIASLATSDSRTKRDLAESAHSYLRPLFEAHPGRDEEDVTRVVDSLRRLLRTEKDDWIMKVVLDQHVFSDGDALQPLFLDALMSPSPNLSWYGIQRFSYVEYAEALPELRKAWRREERPWVRLDLIDALAKQGSKEDLDDFIELARGPDPDLSVAAIEALATLEDRRAIPALARIIRHGPDAARLAALEALVTWPLDREAREAVLLASRAEGAGVRKRAVRSLASFSGHEAEGRLVELALDPHGDADVRAAAIEGMSQIAPWRAIDVLVEILRKPAPESDSRLHRRVLSELREIDDPSILDALQGFVPRDEEFPSGDLSDLQAYLARDRDKQGKVLVHSLSCSLGLLSTDPDDSSSLVVSPLPWLHSIRCWRYPGVNGDPEDFPRLPAGIPVRIDDHFELGGESWVGVSGVDTEHCWVPMRFIEHPRALPTGASEEGIMLIRREFDLPANEAESDLARGLMDAGLLEVIDPGDEVIGVAITVDPEDFDMVLLLAKSCGLEETLLDDQIDAIVGDLALLYPEHPSLDRFRRTPAEESPETDAVIGLRMKQASDR
- a CDS encoding serine protease; translated protein: MPRFARLLFVIALVAFLAGTAAWAQAPLRVGSIRPYLAETPHPYPMGTRQRPVVWTDRVVSPGAEFVRVHFSGLNLAPGDYVSVSSPDGLQAWTYTDAGPRGDGDVWAFAINGDTAIVRIHAGRGQGHGYRIDAVGHGEVRLDASSPGPVPEVLCGTDGREDVACHMSDAGFAAAQAPVARLLFASGGFLYVCTGWLARGSNESTLVTNNHCISRQREADTLQTTFNFQATECGGSFDAPITSYDGGLLLKTNNIRKHGRRDGLDYTLLAIPGNPEATWGELIPTTKPTAVGDPIWFIQHGGGGRKTVGFFEDDDKAVLCKLDAVDENVKGVAPSSQNFYACDSEGGSSGSPIIDPATGHVIALHHFGGIGGDTCLNGGTEMPEICADAADLLFCAAD